The window GGTAGCGCCCGAAGGGGGCCGCCTGCGGCACCCCGGCAAAGAGGCCGGTGCCAGCGTGCCGCACATATTCTGGGCGGCCGTGCACCGGCTGCGCGCGCACGACCTGCCCGCCCAGCACCTGCCCCAGCGCCTGGTGGCCCAGGCACACGCCCAGCAGGGGCACCTGCCCCTCCAGGCAGGCCCGGGTGAGGGCCAGGGTGCAGCCGCTCGTGTCCGGTGTGCCGGGGCCGGGGCCCACCAGCACCGCGTCCGGGCGGGTGGCCAGCAGGGCGGCGGCGTCCTCGTGCTGTGACCACACGTCCACCTGGGCGCCCAGGGCCAGCAGGTCGTGGGCCAGATTCCAGGTAAAGGAGTCGCGGTTGTCCAGCAGCAGCACCCTCAGGCGGGTGTGCTCCAGCGCCGGGGGTGGGGCCCAGGGCTGGCCCGGCACCGGGAGCGCGGGGGCCTGCGCGGGGCGGCCCGGCACCCCGGACAGCACCGACAGCAGGGCCTGGGCCTTGTGCACCGTTTCCCGGGCCTCGCGCGCGGGGTCGGCGTCAATCACGGTGCCGCCGCCCGCGCGCACCTCCACGGTCCAGCCCTGCGGCGTGCGGGTAAAAGCCGCCGTGCGAATCAGGATGTTCAGGTCCACCGCCGCGCCACTGACCAGCCCCAGGCCACCGGTGTACCAGCCGCGCGGCCCCGGTTCCAGGGCCGCAATCGCCTCCATCACCCGTTCCTTGGGCGCGCCTGTGATGGTGCCGCCGGGAAAGGTAGCGGCCAGCACGTCCTGCAGGACAACGCCGGGGCGGGCCTGGGCCGTCACCTCCGACACCAGGTGCATCACGTGGCTGTAGCGCTCCACCAGCATCAGGTCCGGCACGGTCACGGTGCCCGGCGCCGCCACCCGGCCCAGGTCATGGCGCACGAGATCCACCAGCATGGTGTGCTCGGCCACCTCCTTGGGACTGCTTCTCAGCTCGGCTTCAAAGGCGGCGTCCTCTGCGGGCGTGTCGCCCCGGCGGCGGGTGCCCGCAATGGGGCGGGCGCTCAGTTGCCCCCCGGCCCAGCGCACCAGCCGCTCCGGACTGCACGACACCACCACTTCCTCGCCAAAGTCGGCGTAGGCCATGAACGGACTGGGGTTGACCTCGCGCAGCCGCAGGTAGGCGGCCAGAGGCTCGCCCTGAGCCCCGGCCCGTACGCCGCGCGAGAGGTTGACCTGATAGACCTCGCCCGCCCGGATCAACTCCTGCACGGCGCGCACCCCGGCGGGGTAATCCACGTCGTCGGCGCCGAAGGGGCCCACGCTCAGGGTGGGTTCAGGGCCCGGGTCAGCGCCCAGCAGCCCGGCCCAGTCCACATGCGGCTCGCCCACCACGGCCAGGGTACCCGCCTGCCGGTCCCACACCAGCCCGGAGGAGTAAAAGCCCCACCACATGGCCTGCCCCTGGGGGGCGTGGGTGGGCAGGCCAAACGCACGCGCCGCCTCGTACTTCAGGCCGCCCAGCCACGCGGGGAAGAAGGTCTGGCCTTTGGGGGGGGTGGGCAGGTCGCGGCGCACCGCCCCGGGCCACGCGCTCAGAAAGGTCCAGCGGCTGTCCGGCGTGACAGGGCCCAGAGATTCCAGCAGCACGAGGCCCGGGGCGCCGGCGGCGTGCAGGCGGCGCAGGGCGTCGGCGGGGGAGAGGGTGGAGGGGAGAAGGGCGGTCACGGGGGGATTGTAGCGGGGGGGGATGGGGGCATTGGCTGCGGTCAGCCCCCCAGAGGGGCAGGGAGAGCGGCGCTGCGCTGGGCAAGAGTTTCGACTGAAGTTGGCGGGTTCGCTCCGTTCGGTCACGTGTCCGGCTTCGACGCCCTCCTCCGCCTTCGCGCCATGGCCCGCGCGCTCCGCGCACGACGGCCTCGTCTGGACCTGGGCCGTGGTGGGGCAAGACGTCTTGGTGCGGCCCAGAAGGTTCTCCTTTTCAAAAGACATGAGGTGGAGGCGAGGAGGGGTGGGGAACGGTTGTGCGCTTATGGGGTGCTTAAGAGGAGGGGCAGGGTCATCACCCACTGGGGGCCGGCAGGGCCCTGGCGCTCGCCGAGCAGGGCAAAGCCGGCGCGGTCGTAGGTGCGCCGGGCGGCGGGGTTGCGCTGGTTAACGGCCAGCACCACACGCCGCGCCTGAGGAAAATGCCTGGGGACAAAACTGGGCAGGGCGCGCATGGCTGCCGTGCCCAGGCCGCGTCCCTGCTCGCGGGCGTCCACGCTCAGGGCGCTGAGGGCCACGGCGCCGGGGTCGGGCTGCGGCAGGTATTTGTCACAGTGGGCGCCCACCGACAGAGCAAACAGGCCCACCGGGCACCGGGCGTTCGCCGTCCAGAAGAGCCACCGCCAGCCGGTCTGGGTCCGCCTGCACCTGGGTCAGCAGGTCACGGGGATGAGCGGTAAAGGCCAGTGGCTCTGGGGACAGCACCAGGTTCAGCAGCGCGGCTTCAAAGGCCGGTTGAAAGGGCTCAAGGCGGAGCGTCATCGGCGTATGGTGGCATGGCGCTCGGGGATTGGGCGCCAGCTTTCTGTGCCTCATACGGATTCCGTCTGTAAAGCCCACAATCCGGAACAGAACCGGATTGCTAAGTACGTTGCACCTCACGTTACGACTTTGCAGGAGAGCACCGCAAAGTCTCCACTCCCGGTGCAACGTACTTTTTTCGATACTCGCTCCGCTCGGTTGATCTAAAGATCAACAGCGAGCTACTTAACTCCACGCCTGGAACCCATTTTTCTCCTCGCTCCGCTCGGATTTCATCCGGCAGAATGCTGGATTCAATCGGAGTCCGTCTCAGAAGGGTTGGCAGAAGGTTTTCGCGTCAGAACCTCTGAATAAACGTCTTCCAGCCGTCGAAAGTGCGCCGTGTGTCCTGGTTGGCCAGGCGAATCTGCACAATCTGGGCGTTGGTGGGGTCGGCGCGGCCCGCCGCCTTGAAGGCGCGGCGGATCAGGGCGGCGAATTCGGCTTCGTTGCCGGCGGCCAGCACCCAGTCCTGGGCGGCGCGCATGACCTCCTGGTAGGTGGTGCCGTTGGCCTTGATATTGGCCTGCCAGTACGTCAGGTCGGCGGTGCTGGCCGTGCGGCCCAGGCTGCGCATGAACGCCGCGCGAATCAGGCCCTCGCGGGCGCCGTCAATCTGGGGGTCTTGCAGGTAGGTGCGGGTAAAGGCCAGCAGGCTGCTGTAGGTGCTGTCGGGTTTCTGTGCCAGCTTGCCCAGCAGTTTGAAAAAGGGATTGTTCGGGTGCGGGGTGCCGCCCATCGCATCGAAAAAGACGCGCCGGGTCAGGTCGGTCAGGATGGCGGCCGCGCCGGGGGCATGCAGGTTGCGGGTGAGTTCGGCGCGCACCTGGTTTTCCTGGGTCGCGCTCAGAGCGTCGTCGCGGTAGCCGCGCGTGGCCCACAGGCTGCGCTCCTGCACACTGCTGGGGCGCCCCAGCACCTCGCGGTAGATGGCGTCCACCTGTCCGTTCGTGGCCAGGCCCCCCGTGGCCTCCAGGCTGCAGATGAACAGAAAGCAACTGGCCCCGGCGGGTGCCAGCGTGGTCAGGGTCAGGGCGCCAAGGGCGGTCAGTGCCGCGCGGCGAAGGCTCTGGGTGTTCATGGCGGCAGGGTACAGGTGGGGGCGTTGCGTGGGCGTTTCGTGGAAGGACCTTCCAGGAAACCCTTACGGTCTATCCGGGTTTATCGGGGTACACTGGGGCCATGTGGGTGTCCACCAAAGCGCAATACGGGCTGCGCGCCCTGATCGAGATCGCGCGGCGGGGCGGCGAGGCTGTGCCCCTCAAAGACGTCTCGGAACGCCAGGGCATCAGCCAGCATTACCTGGAACAGATTGCCAGCAACCTGCGCCGCGCCGGCTTTATTCGCAGCATTCGCGGCGCGCACGGCGGGTACCGTCTGGCCCGGCCGCCGCACGAGATCAACGCCTATGACGTGGTGACCGCCATGGAAGGCAGCATCGCCCCGGTGTCGTGCGTGGAAGATGACCACGTGTGCGAGAGCCAGAATGTCTGCGGCACCCAGAGCCTGTGGCACCGCGTGGACGCCGCGCTGCGCGAGGTGCTGGGCGGCACCACCCTGGCTGATCTGATGGTGGAAAGCGAACGTCAGCAGCATGCGCGGCTGGTGCAGCTGGAGGGCAGTTACCCCCATCCGGGTTGATGGTTGAAGGGAGATGGTTGATGGAATGGCTTAAGTCCCTCCATCAACCATCCACTATCTTCCCTGTGTGTACCGCTCGCTGCTGAAACCGCTGCTCTTCCACCTCGACGCTGAAGACGCCCACCACCTCACCCTGGCGGGTCTGGAAGCCGCCTCAAAGGTGCCGCTGTGGCCACAGGCGGCGCGTGCCCTGACGGTGCCGGGCGGCGCGGCGCTGGCGCATAACCTGTGGGGACAGACCTTCGCCTCGCCCGTGGGGCTGGCGGCGGGCCTGGACAAGAACGGGGTGGCGGTGCCCGCCTTCAGCGCGCTGGGCTTTGGGTTTATAGAAGTGGGCACGGTGACGCC of the Deinococcus arcticus genome contains:
- a CDS encoding chorismate-binding protein; the protein is MTALLPSTLSPADALRRLHAAGAPGLVLLESLGPVTPDSRWTFLSAWPGAVRRDLPTPPKGQTFFPAWLGGLKYEAARAFGLPTHAPQGQAMWWGFYSSGLVWDRQAGTLAVVGEPHVDWAGLLGADPGPEPTLSVGPFGADDVDYPAGVRAVQELIRAGEVYQVNLSRGVRAGAQGEPLAAYLRLREVNPSPFMAYADFGEEVVVSCSPERLVRWAGGQLSARPIAGTRRRGDTPAEDAAFEAELRSSPKEVAEHTMLVDLVRHDLGRVAAPGTVTVPDLMLVERYSHVMHLVSEVTAQARPGVVLQDVLAATFPGGTITGAPKERVMEAIAALEPGPRGWYTGGLGLVSGAAVDLNILIRTAAFTRTPQGWTVEVRAGGGTVIDADPAREARETVHKAQALLSVLSGVPGRPAQAPALPVPGQPWAPPPALEHTRLRVLLLDNRDSFTWNLAHDLLALGAQVDVWSQHEDAAALLATRPDAVLVGPGPGTPDTSGCTLALTRACLEGQVPLLGVCLGHQALGQVLGGQVVRAQPVHGRPEYVRHAGTGLFAGVPQAAPFGRYHSLVVRGLPGALITATSADGEAMALEVPGQPAWGVQFHPESVLSPAGRVLLGNWLRLAARWPQA
- a CDS encoding GNAT family N-acetyltransferase: MGAHCDKYLPQPDPGAVALSALSVDAREQGRGLGTAAMRALPSFVPRHFPQARRVVLAVNQRNPAARRTYDRAGFALLGERQGPAGPQWVMTLPLLLSTP
- a CDS encoding RrF2 family transcriptional regulator, whose amino-acid sequence is MWVSTKAQYGLRALIEIARRGGEAVPLKDVSERQGISQHYLEQIASNLRRAGFIRSIRGAHGGYRLARPPHEINAYDVVTAMEGSIAPVSCVEDDHVCESQNVCGTQSLWHRVDAALREVLGGTTLADLMVESERQQHARLVQLEGSYPHPG